In a single window of the Kwoniella shandongensis chromosome 5, complete sequence genome:
- a CDS encoding glycine cleavage system H protein, whose protein sequence is MLSALRPLARPATGAFRNLASVKSTTQTLRFSAVRFVSTRYTTDHEWVSFDSNTNIGTVGITDYAQKALGDVVFVELPAQGNEIAQGDSIGAVESVKAASDIYAPVSGVIDEINETLADQPGLLNKAPQGDGWLCKVKLSDPAEFEALLEADAYKAHCEGA, encoded by the exons ATGCTCTCCGCTCTGCGTCCTCTTGCTAGACCCGCTACCGGCGCTTTCCGTAATCTCGCGTCGGTCAAGTCTACCACTCAAACATTGAGATTCTCGGCCGTGCGATTCGTCTCTA CCCGATACACAACCGATCACGAATGGGTCTCCTTCGactccaacaccaacatTGGCACTGTCGGAATCACAGATTATGCTCAAAAGGCTTTAGGTGATGTTGTCTTTGTGGAACTTCCAGCACAGGGGAATGAGATTGCCCAGGGAG ACTCCATTGGCGCCGTCGAATCTGTCAAAGCCGCTTCTGACATCTACGCCCCCGTCTCCGGtgtgatcgacgagatcaacgagacCCTCGCGGACCAACCTGGATTATTGAACAAGGCTCCCcagggtgatg GCTGGTTGTGCAAGGTCAAGCTCTCTGACCCTGCAGAGTTCGAAGCATTGCTCGAAGCTGATGCTTACAAAGCTCATTGTGAGGGTGCATAA